The window CTTGCCCACGTCCTCGGGGGCCACCTTCAGCTCGAAGAGCCGGGCGCCATCCACCTCGGACACACGCAGGCCGACCTGGTCCGGTTGATCGACCAGGGCCCGCGCCAGATACGTAACGAGTTGCTCCACGTCCACTCAGACGGGGACGGCTTAGGCCGCCGGAGGAGCGTTCTTGGCGGCGACCTTGATGAGGTCGGCCACGGTCTCGGAGGGCAGCGCGCCCGTCTTCAGCCAGTACTGGAGCCGCTCCTGGTCGAAGAGCACCTTCGGGGGGCTCTCGTTCGGATCGTAGGCACCCACGGCCTCGATGAACTTACCGTCCCGGGGATTGCGGGAATCGGTGGCGACCACATGGTAGTACGGCTTCTTCTTGGCGCCCGCGCGGGCGAGACGGAGGACGACGGCCATTGCTTTGAACTCCAGTGAACAGAGCAGCCAACTGAAAATTGTAGGAGGGGCGCTATTAGCGTCCCTCGCTCGGGATTGTCAAGGAAGCTCGGGTGCTTGCGTCGACTGCGCGGCATCCTGCCCACTGCGATTGGCAAGCTGCCCGCAGGCGCCGGCAATGTCCCGGCCCCGGTTCTGGCGAATGAACGCCGCGATGTGACCCTCGGCGAGGATGGCGCGGAACTGCTCCGCCCGCTCCTCGACGGTGGTGTGAAACCCCAACCCGGGGTTCTCATTGTAGGGAATCAGGTTCACCTTGGCCGGGATTCCCCGCAGCAGCGCGATGAGCCGGTGGGCGTCCTCGTCGCTGTCGTTGAAGCCCTTGAGCAGCACGTACTCGAAGGTGATGCGCCGGCCCTGGCGCAGGGGGAACTTGCGGCAGGCCTCCAGCAAGGCCTCGATGTTCCACTTGCGGTTGACGGGCATCGTCTGGTTGCGCTGCTCGTCGGTGCTGGCGTTGAGCGAGATGGCGAGCTTGACGTCGGTCTCCTGCCCGAAGCGCTCGATCATCGGCACCAGCCCCACCGTGGAGACGGTGATGTGGCGGTGGGAGAAGTTCGGGCCGTTCTCGGACTGGAGGATGGAGAGCGCCGTCTTGAGGTTCTCGAAGTTGTGCAGGGGCTCGCCCATGCCCATGAAGACCAGGTTGGAGAGCGGCCGGTAGGTCTCCAGCCCTTCGCGCTGCCGCACCTCCCGGTTCACGGTGTGCACCTGTGCGACAATCTCCCCAGGGGTGAGGTTGCGCTTGAGCCCCAGGGTGCCCGTCATGCAGAAGGAGCACTTCATGGCGCAGCCCACCTGGGTGGACACGCACAGCGTCTTGCGGTCCTCGGAGGGCATGTAGACGGACTCGATGAAGCGCCCGTCCCGCGTCTTGAAGCGGTACTTGATGGTGCCGTCGCGGGAGACCTGCTCCAGGTCCTTCACCAGGGGGACAATCTCGGCGCGCTCCTGGAGCTTCTGGCGCAGCGCCTTGGAGAGGTCCGTCATCTCCTCGAACGAGGTGACCCCGCGCTGGTGCAGCCAGCGGTAGACCTGGCCCGCGCGAAACGCCCGCTCGCCCAGTTGCTCGGTCAGGAACTTCGCCAGCCCCTCCAAGGTCAGGCTGGACACATCCACGAGCTTCGGCGCCGCGGGGGCCGGCAAGGGGGTGGTGTCAGGCAGGGTCGCGGAGAGTTCGGCCATTGTCGTCAATCAACGGGAAGGAGATGGGGGTCCCATCCCACATCCGTGGCCATCAAGTCAAAGGAGGGCTCGGTCCCTTTCCCCTCCCCTGAAGCCCAGCAGGCGGACGGAGAGGCGCTCCCATCCCTCTTCGGTATCACTGAACGGTTCCCCCCTTCGGTTCCTCATCCGAGGCCGGGCGGATGCAGGCTGCCGGACGGCGCGTCCTGCCGCAGTGGCCAGAGCAGGTGGGCCATGTTCATGTAGAGCGTGCCCAGGCTGGGTAGATCCTCGGAACTCACCTCGGTGGCGATGCGCAGGACGCTTCCGGAAGAGAGTTCGGTGTGGGAGGCGAGCCTGAACCGGAAGCGTGTCTGCAGCGGTTCGGCAACCGCGCTGAAGATGTGCCGCTTGGTGAGCACGTCATCGTACAGCTGAGCCCATTCCAGGAGCTGCCGCTGGAGTTCCTTCCGGAGCTTCTCCCGGGGGCCGAAGACCTGCAGGCACATTTGAAACAGCTCCGAGCCGGCTTCGGGCTGACTGCTGGAGAAGAGGGGATCGCCCGCCGCTCTCCAGAGAATGTCCCACGCCGGCGCCGCGTGCTCTTGCGCGAAGAGCCCGCAGGCGGTGAGGTAGCTCTGCATCGAGTCGTGGAAGAACCGGACCTCGCAAGGAACCTGTCCCGGTTTGGGGGCCGTATCATCGGGGACGAGCACCCCCGCCGTCAGGAGCCGCTGCAGGGGCTCCTGCTCCGGCGCGTTCCGGTAGCGGAGGGAACGGATGCCATGGACCCAGTAGGTCCGAAGGCAGAGTTGGCTGGTCCAGGCCAGCAACTGAGAGTCTTCCTCGCCCGTGACCGCTCCTTGCTGCCGGAGCAAGCCACGGAAGGCTGCTTCATAGAGTTCGGCGATGCCGCGTACCCCCGGGTCTCCGCCGAACAACAGGGCCAACCGGACCAGGATGGGCAGGTAGGTACCATCGGCTCCCCGGCAGGCCCGCAGGATGTTCTGGCTGCGCGTGCCAGTACTTCCGGGCGCATAGGCCGAGATGAACCGGCCGAGGGTCTCCTCATCCATGCGGTTGGGCTCCACGTGCAACCACGCCGCAGAGTTCTCGATGGCGTGCCGGAACCCCACGTGGGGCCGGGACGTGCATAGCAGCTTCACAAAGGCCCCATGTCTGGAGTCAATGAAGGCTTGGAGGGCCTCCGGGATGAGAGAGGACTCCGTGAGCCCATCCACGACCAGAACGCAGTCTCCTCCTTGTAACAGCATCTCGTGCAGCTCGTTCGTGAGTGGCGTCGCCTCCAGTGCCCGGTATGCGGCCGACTCCAGGCTCGTGGCCCGGGGCTCACACAGCACGGGGAGGGGCCTCGAAGGGTCCTCCTCAAACGCGAGGAGCATCCGCCGCACCACTTCTCGCAGGAGCGCACTCTTGCCCCGCCCGCCGGGAGACTCGATGAGGACGCTCCTGCTCTGCGCCGCATGAGATTGCATGAGAAAGCGGCAGATTTGCTCCTCCGGCTTCGAGAAGCTGGGACGCCCCCCTCCTTGGCGAAGGCTCACCGGCATGGAGACGAACCGTTCGTCATTTGCCTGGCGGCGCCACGTCTCCAGCTTCCGCCGGACATGCGCGACATAGCCACAGAAGACCCGGCGCCGGGTGGTGGGCACCGTGAGCGCCAAGGGTACCAGCCACTGGAACGGCTTGGCCGATGCCAGGAGGCGGAACATCGCTGGAGAGAAGGCGCCCACGGCCAGACAGAGGAGCATCTCGGCGAATAACACGCCCACGAACGCGGGGAAGTGGATCCTCAAATCCCGGGCCAGACCGGCCAGGGCGAGCCCGCTGCCCCCGATGATGTTCACCAGCCAGCTCACGAAGGGACCCCAGCGCCTTGTCAGGCGCTGAGGGGGCAAAAACACCATGGGGAGGATGAGGAACAGCGTCGCCACGGCACAGGCCACCGCCGTACGAAACCAGATCTGCTCCCGGAGTGGCGCATGAAAGGGAACGTTCTGGACGGTCAGCCGTGTTTCGGTCCCGAAGTCGTCCTGGTACTTGAAGACGATGTCGTAGGTCCGCTCCCGGAGCGAAGGGCCGGTGACATACCAGTTGAGCCGGGGACTCGGTGCACCCGGTTCAAAGCTCCGGATGACCGAAGCCGCCGGGCTCTGGGGGGCATGGGAATCCCAGAGGGTGACTTGCAGGAGGCCGCCGGTCCCGGCCGCGTGGGCCAGCCCCGGCCAGTTCAAGGTGATTCCCCCTGCCTCATCCGCGCGAAGCGGAGCCCGGACGTTGAACGTTCCTTGAAGCGAGGCATTTCGCCCTTGTTCAATCTTCAAGGAGCCTCCCTGAAGAGCCAAGGCCGCGCCCACGTGCGAGCGGTGGACATAGGCAAAGCTGGCGGAGCTGGTCTGAATCCAGCCGTTCTCTCCATTCGGTGCGGG is drawn from Stigmatella aurantiaca and contains these coding sequences:
- a CDS encoding NACHT domain-containing protein, with amino-acid sequence MRATDLNYVFPAPNGENGWIQTSSASFAYVHRSHVGAALALQGGSLKIEQGRNASLQGTFNVRAPLRADEAGGITLNWPGLAHAAGTGGLLQVTLWDSHAPQSPAASVIRSFEPGAPSPRLNWYVTGPSLRERTYDIVFKYQDDFGTETRLTVQNVPFHAPLREQIWFRTAVACAVATLFLILPMVFLPPQRLTRRWGPFVSWLVNIIGGSGLALAGLARDLRIHFPAFVGVLFAEMLLCLAVGAFSPAMFRLLASAKPFQWLVPLALTVPTTRRRVFCGYVAHVRRKLETWRRQANDERFVSMPVSLRQGGGRPSFSKPEEQICRFLMQSHAAQSRSVLIESPGGRGKSALLREVVRRMLLAFEEDPSRPLPVLCEPRATSLESAAYRALEATPLTNELHEMLLQGGDCVLVVDGLTESSLIPEALQAFIDSRHGAFVKLLCTSRPHVGFRHAIENSAAWLHVEPNRMDEETLGRFISAYAPGSTGTRSQNILRACRGADGTYLPILVRLALLFGGDPGVRGIAELYEAAFRGLLRQQGAVTGEEDSQLLAWTSQLCLRTYWVHGIRSLRYRNAPEQEPLQRLLTAGVLVPDDTAPKPGQVPCEVRFFHDSMQSYLTACGLFAQEHAAPAWDILWRAAGDPLFSSSQPEAGSELFQMCLQVFGPREKLRKELQRQLLEWAQLYDDVLTKRHIFSAVAEPLQTRFRFRLASHTELSSGSVLRIATEVSSEDLPSLGTLYMNMAHLLWPLRQDAPSGSLHPPGLG
- the rlmN gene encoding 23S rRNA (adenine(2503)-C(2))-methyltransferase RlmN, translated to MAELSATLPDTTPLPAPAAPKLVDVSSLTLEGLAKFLTEQLGERAFRAGQVYRWLHQRGVTSFEEMTDLSKALRQKLQERAEIVPLVKDLEQVSRDGTIKYRFKTRDGRFIESVYMPSEDRKTLCVSTQVGCAMKCSFCMTGTLGLKRNLTPGEIVAQVHTVNREVRQREGLETYRPLSNLVFMGMGEPLHNFENLKTALSILQSENGPNFSHRHITVSTVGLVPMIERFGQETDVKLAISLNASTDEQRNQTMPVNRKWNIEALLEACRKFPLRQGRRITFEYVLLKGFNDSDEDAHRLIALLRGIPAKVNLIPYNENPGLGFHTTVEERAEQFRAILAEGHIAAFIRQNRGRDIAGACGQLANRSGQDAAQSTQAPELP
- the rpsP gene encoding 30S ribosomal protein S16, producing the protein MAVVLRLARAGAKKKPYYHVVATDSRNPRDGKFIEAVGAYDPNESPPKVLFDQERLQYWLKTGALPSETVADLIKVAAKNAPPAA